A DNA window from Brassica napus cultivar Da-Ae chromosome C1, Da-Ae, whole genome shotgun sequence contains the following coding sequences:
- the LOC106395561 gene encoding cysteine proteinase inhibitor 4: protein MKCLICLSLILLPLISVVEGNLGGWKPIKDLSDPNIQAVAKYAVDEHNKQITGNLVFVKIVEGKEQVVSGKTYSLTIAAKNGGAGTKNYEAVVVETMRSHHFGLQSFKAL, encoded by the coding sequence atgaagtgtttgatCTGTCTCTCTCTTATCCTCCTCCCTCTCATCTCCGTCGTGGAAGGTAATCTCGGTGGCTGGAAGCCGATCAAGGATTTATCTGATCCCAACATCCAAGCGGTAGCCAAGTATGCGGTCGATGAGCATAACAAGCAAATTACGGGGAATCTTGTGTTCGTGAAGATCGTCGAGGGAAAGGAGCAAGTGGTTTCCGGGAAGACGTACAGTCTGACCATCGCGGCAAAGAATGGGGGTGCTGGGACAAAGAACTACGAGGCTGTCGTGGTTGAAACGATGAGGAGTCATCACTTCGGCCTGCAGTCATTCAAGGCCTTATAG
- the LOC106376918 gene encoding uncharacterized protein LOC106376918 → MCQLERFFPPSLFDIMFHLPLHLAREARLGGPVHFRWMYPFERYMKTLKAYVKNFARPEACMAEGYLAGECIAFCLEFLKNSVPVEEVLNRNEDIQSDGMVLEGRPLQKGTELILSEKDRDIAHRYVLMNMAIMDPYVEKHLQELQDNDVRLATNETLLWKHHTQQFAEWVKNKIPSNSKEHSTKLRWLAFGPRFTAHTNKGFVINGNRFHIQSVKRKTQNSGVTYEAFSMCRSSARDTRHTADMVTYYGVITEIILLDYHMFSVPLFKCNWANRGYGVKEEDGFTLVNLHVNQTPYLQDPYILPSQAKQVFYSREDEESPWYVVMRAPPRGYHELETEEDVVGAPLLAQEFDDTEQLSDDESFCVRDDCDGIIVAD, encoded by the exons ATGTGCCAACTCGAGCGGTTCTTTCCTCCATCGCTCTTCGATATCATGTTCCACCTTCCTTTACACCTAGCAAGAGAGGCACGTTTGGGAGGTCCTGTGCACTTTCGTTGGATGTATCCGTTTGAgag ATACATGAAAACACTCAAGGCATATGTAAAGAATTTTGCTAGGCCAGAAGCATGTATGGCTGAGGGGTACTTAGCTGGAGAATGCATAGCCTTTTGTTTAGAGTTCCTAAAGAATTCTGTACCCGTTGAAGAAGTACTTAACCGTAATGAAGATATTCAGTCTGATGGAATGGTTCTTGAAGGTCGACCACTGCAAAAGGGAACAGAGCTTATTCTTTCAGAGAAAGATAGAGACATAGCACATCGATATGTTTTGATGAATATGGCTATTATGGATCCCTATGTTGA GAAGCACTTACAAGAACTGCAAGATAATGATGTTCGATTAGCAACAAATGAAACTTTGTTATGGAAGCATCACACCCAACAATTTGCTGAATGGGTGAAGAATAAG ATACCTTCTAACTCAAAGGAGCATTCTACGAAGCTGAGGTGGTTGGCCTTTGGACCAAGGTTTACTGCTCATACCAATAAAGGTTTTGTCATTAACGGGAACCGATTTCACATACAATCCGTTAAGCGAAAGACTCAGAATAGTGGAGTCACTTACGAAGCTTTCAGCATGTGTAGATCTTCTGCAAGAGATACAAGACATACAGCCGATATGGTCACATATTATGGAGTGATAACAGAGATCATTCTTCTCGATTACCACATGTTCAGCGTTCCTTTATTCAAGTGTAATTGGGCGAACAGAGGCTACGGTGTTAAGGAAGAAGATGGTTTCACCCTTGTCAATCTTCATGTCAACCAAACGCCATATTTACAAGATCCATACATTCTACCATCACAAGCAAAACAGGTATTTTACTctagagaagatgaagaatcgCCTTGGTATGTTGTTATGAGAGCACCACCGAGAGGATATCATGAACTCGAGACAGAGGAAGACGTTGTCGGAGCACCATTACTCGCACAGGAATTTGATGATACAGAGCAATTGTCTGATGATGAAAGTTTTTGTGTTAGAGATGATTGTGATGGAATTATAGTTgctgattga
- the LOC125579856 gene encoding uncharacterized protein LOC125579856 codes for MAGDQKGELSKKDKFFLEEFTVILDKVCKDQMRKFRQDIQQQRKSRSSRDEYKKKEFDQMDRNQKHAGLKFQIPSFLGEADPTAYVEWEEKMELIFKCQSYSEVKKIQIATAEFYGYASSWWNQLVSSRRHYGIEPVATWLKLRALMHHKYVPRQYHKEVLQKQFEARLCSSILDRKQQGSMRSTPTSVISLSSKTTNRVSKEDIKELSQLIKYVGKPLKRTNTTRPFIEAQLQEPVTTVSELQVEEPVSDEHIQEDQAKESSPTIQKEEQPVQDVMVPIIQDVKEEEAEALMEPQSDRGLNQLIVFDLSDFQKTFLSTFLISPFVWNKTRAVELLRHKLGMKQFVFEPGGELCNLRNKNKLIEKKSATSTIDFVDFSSSEDKVLHVSSQQDFHYKTNCRMFTTQSLIQQTRPRSKWPPDHQDIANFAKHIDLDQFREMLISDWVGRLQTYLWRPGAYVSIFIFLEEHSARARIILGYKELEAGQNALLLDHVKIWKPPDMQQLQNHYKDYQTMSGG; via the coding sequence ATGGCAGGAGATCAAAAAGGAGAACTCAGCAAGAAAGATAAGTTTTTTCTTGAAGAATTCACGGTCATTCTGGATAAAGTCTGCAAAGATCAAATGAGAAAATTCAGACAAGACATACAGCAGCAAAGGAAAAGCAGATCATCCAGAGATGAGTACAAGAAAAAGGAGTTTGATCAGATGGACAGAAACCAGAAGCATGCTGGATTGAAATTTCAAATCCCTTCTTTCCTTGGGGAGGCTGATCCTACTGCATATGTGGAAtgggaagagaagatggagttgATTTTCAAATGTCAAAGCTATTCTGAAGTAAAGAAGATTCAAATAGCCACTGCTGAGTTTTATGGTTATGCTTCAAGCTGGTGGAATCAATTGGTGTCGTCTAGGAGACACTATGGAATAGAACCAGTTGCAACCTGGCTTAAATTGAGGGCTTTGATGCATCATAAGTATGTTCCCAGACAGTACCACAAGGAAGTCCTTCAAAAGCAGTTTGAGGCAAGGCTATGTTCTTCAATCTTGGATCGGAAACAACAAGGAAGCATGAGATCAACTCCAACCAGTGTCATTAGTTTATCTAGCAAAACAACAAACCGGGTCAGTAAGGAGGACATCAAGGAGCTGTCTCAGTTGATTAAGTACGTGGGGAAACCACTCAAGAGAACCAATACAACACGACCATTCATTGAAGCACAACTGCAAGAACCAGTTACTACTGTCTCAGAACTCCAAGTTGAAGAACCGGTATCAGATGAACATATTCAAGAAGATCAAGCCAAAGAATCATCACCTACCATTCAGAAAGAAGAGCAACCAGTTCAGGACGTGATGGTTCCTATCATTCAGGATGTGAAAGAAGAGGAGGCTGAGGCCCTCATGGAACCACAATCAGACCGTGGACTGAATCAACTGATTGTCTTTGATCTGTCTGATTTCCAAAAGACATTCTTGAGTACTTTTCTGATCAGTCCCTTTGTTTGGAACAAGACCAGAGCAGTGGAGCTTTTAAGACACAAATTGGGGATGAAGCAATTTGTATTTGAGCCTGGAGGAGAGTTGTGTAATCTCAGGAACAAGAACAAACTGATTGAGAAAAAATCAGCTACATCAACAATTGATTTTGTTGACTTCTCATCGTCTGAAGATAAGGTGTTGCACGTCTCATCTCAGCAAGACTTTCACTACAAAACCAATTGTAGAATGTTTACCACTCAGTCCTTGATCCAACAAACCAGACCACGCAGTAAATGGCCTCCTGATCATCAAGATATTGCCAATTTTGCAAAACACATCGATTTGGATCAATTCCGAGAGATGCTTATATCTGATTGGGTTGGAAGGTTACAGACCTACTTGTGGAGACCTGGAGCATATGTAAGCATATTTATCTTCCTTGAAGAGCACTCTGCCCGTGCTAGAATCATCTTGGGTTATAAGGAGTTGGAAGCTGGTCAAAACGCCTTGCTTCTCGACCATGTCAAGATATGGAAGCCACCAGATATGCAGCAGCTTCAGAACCATTACAAAGATTATCAAACCATGAGTGGAGGTTGA